One genomic region from Prunus persica cultivar Lovell chromosome G3, Prunus_persica_NCBIv2, whole genome shotgun sequence encodes:
- the LOC18782792 gene encoding protein DETOXIFICATION 41: MGSAEEYQQPLLLRLDDQQSRIADLSSTSIEEFLGQRQRPVELRWWSRLVVWESRLLWTLSGSSITVSVFNYMLSFVTLMFCGHLNALELAGASIASVGIQGLAYGIMLGMASAVQTVCGQAYGAKHLPAMGIICQRAIILHLGAAVLLTFVYWWSGPILIAIGQSDEIAEQGQIFARGIIPQLYAFAINCPQQRFLQAQNIVNPLAYISVAVFVLHIILTWVVVFVVDYGLLGAALMLSFSWWLLVVIYGLYIRLSPSCKETWTGLSWKAFKGMWPYFKLTVASAIMLCLEIWYNQGLTLISGLLPNPTVSLDSISISMNYWNFSLQFMLGLSAAASVRVSNELGAGNPRVAKFSVFVVTGTSILISIIFSAIILIFRTGLSKLFTSDPEVVKAVSDLTPLLAISVFLNGIQPILSGVAIGSGWQAVVAYVNLTCYYIIGLPIGCVLGFKTSMGVAGIWWGMLLGVFLQTVALIVLTARTNWDAEVVNAADRLKRSADAEHSDLVVYV; this comes from the exons ATGGGATCGGCAGAGGAGTACCAGCAGCCGCTACTACTCAGGCTTGATGACCAGCAGTCTCGGATTGCTGACTTGTCATCCACTTCCATTGAAGAGTTTCTGGGGCAACGGCAGCGGCCAGTTGAACTTCGATGGTGGTCTAGGCTAGTTGTTTGGGAGTCAAGGCTCCTCTGGACATTATCTGGTTCATCTATCACCGTTTCCGTATTCAACTACATGCTTAGCTTTGTCACCCTTATGTTTTGTGGGCATTTGAATGCCTTGGAGCTTGCTGGAGCCTCTATTGCTAGTGTTGGAATTCAGGGTCTTGCTTATGGCATTATG TTAGGAATGGCGAGTGCTGTGCAAACTGTTTGTGGGCAAGCATATGGAGCCAAACACTTACCAGCAATGGGAATTATATGCCAAAGGGCAATCATCTTGCACTTGGGAGCAGCAGTCCTCCTTACCTTTGTGTATTGGTGGTCAGGTCCAATACTTATAGCCATAGGCCAATCAGACGAAATAGCAGAGCAGGGCCAAATCTTTGCAAGGGGCATAATCCCTCAACTTTATGCCTTTGCCATAAACTGCCCTCAGCAGAGGTTCCTTCAAGCACAGAACATAGTCAACCCTCTGGCCTACATATCTGTTGCAGTTTTCGTACTACACATTATTCTCACTTGGGTGGTGGTTTTTGTTGTGGACTATGGCCTACTGGGGGCTGCTCTTATGCTGAGCTTCTCTTGGTGGCTTCTTGTCGTTATATATGGGCTTTATATTCGTCTAAGCCCCAGTTGCAAGGAAACTTGGACTGGCTTGTCTTGGAAAGCCTTCAAAGGAATGTGGCCTTACTTTAAGTTGACTGTTGCCTCTGCTATCATGCTATG TTTGGAGATATGGTACAACCAAGGGTTAACGCTCATATCAGGGCTCCTCCCCAACCCTACAGTCTCACTAGACTCGATCTCGATTTC GATGAACTACTGGAACTTCAGTTTGCAATTTATGTTAGGCCTAAGTGCGGCAGCCAG TGTTCGAGTCAGTAATGAGCTAGGGGCTGGTAATCCAAGAGTGGCCAAATTTTCGGTGTTTGTAGTTACCGGAACAAGCATCCTGATTAGTATAATATTCAGTGCAATTATATTGATATTCCGAACCGGATTGAGCAAGCTATTTACAAGTGATCCCGAGGTTGTCAAGGCAGTGTCTGATTTAACTCCATTGCTAGCCATCTCTGTTTTCTTGAATGGCATTCAACCTATACTCTCAG GTGTGGCAATTGGAAGTGGATGGCAAGCTGTTGTGGCATATGTTAACCTGACTTGTTACTACATTATCGGTCTTCCAATTGGATGTGTTCTTGGGTTTAAAACCAGTATGGGAGTGGCA GGAATTTGGTGGGGGATGCTTCTTGGAGTTTTTTTACAAACAGTAGCTCTAATTGTTCTCACTGCCAGAACAAATTGGGATGCCGAG GTTGTAAATGCGGCTGATCGCCTGAAGAGATCTGCAGATGCTGAACACTCAGACTTGGTGGTCTATGTCTGA
- the LOC18781963 gene encoding wall-associated receptor kinase-like 1 produces MQSQALHMMILLLIFLVLLIIHTCAAAAAQEVYYPKAKPGCKEKCGGVLIPYPFGIGGTDCYLDDWFEIECSNQSSKPFLKRAQLEVLNISIGGTLEAMLGTLEVNSPVTFFCNGNGSSKMANLTDSPFVYSQDKNRFTAVSCGFLATMESADFVVGGCRSVCYNQSSAYCDIGINCCQTTIPPYLTMMSLSILYKGENRNADCDNYAFLVDKDWFDRSSAHAVKRRSHVPVVLEWNIINSTSSFALFGSHVTENLDSYFYNYYSYSDVPFCNIYTFDSNNRSALYCFCREGFVGNPYLLQTCQDIDECIIGHDRCGPHSHCVNIPGSFLCHDKKKTKLIVIIGLGAGLGLLLLLIGAWWGYRFLKKRHTMKRREMFFKRNGGLLLEKQLSSGEVNVEKIKLFKSKELEKSTDNFNTDRILGQGGQGTVYKGMLTDGRIVAVKKSKIVDESQLSDFINEVVILSQINHRNVVQLLGCCLETEVPILVYEFIPNGNLSQYIHEQNEEFPLTWEVRLRIAMEVAGALSYLHVSAAFPIYHRDIKSTNILLDAKYRAKIADFGTSRSVAIDQTHLTTLVHGTFGYLDPEYFQSSQFTEKSDVYSFGVVLVELLTGQKPISFRRSQEEGKSLATYFITSMQLDRLFEILDAEVVKGGSKADIILVANLARRCLNLSGRKRPTMREVTAELEGIQMSEKTSNGGQNYEEVEYVRTDPIEPWDVASSSTGTGPGLDGGPSSLHEIPLLPYKSW; encoded by the exons ATGCAATCGCAAGCACTTCATATgatgattttattattaatattccTCGTGTTGTTGATCATACATACATGTGCAGCAGCTGCAGCACAAGAAGTTTATTATCCGAAAGCGAAGCCGGGCTGCAAAGAGAAATGCGGAGGCGTCTTGATCCCCTACCCTTTTGGAATTGGAGGCACAGATTGCTACTTAGACGACTGGTTTGAAATCGAGTGCAGCAACCAGTCTTCTAAGCCTTTTTTGAAGCGAGCCCAACTGGAGGTGCTGAATATTTCTATTGGAGGCACGCTTGAGGCTATGTTGGGCACGCTTGAAGTGAACAGCCCCGTTACCTTTTTTTGCAACGGAAATGGAAGTAGCAAAATGGCTAATTTGACGGACAGCCCTTTCGTCTACTCTCAGGACAAAAACAGATTCACTGCGGTTAGTTGCGGCTTCCTTGCCACGATGGAATCAGCTGATTTTGTGGTGGGTGGCTGCAGGTCAGTTTGTTATAATCAAAGCTCTGCTTACTGTGATATTGGTATCAACTGTTGTCAGACTACCATTCCTCCATATCTCACTATGATGAGCCTTTCCATTCTATACAAAGGCGAAAATCGAAACGCGGATTGCGACAACTATGCGTTTCTGGTTGACAAGGATTGGTTTGATAGATCTTCTGCTCATGCAGTCAAGAGAAGAAGTCACGTTCCTGTGGTGCTAGAATGGAATATAATCAACTCTACTTCTTCATTCGCATTATTTGGAAGCCACGTTACAGAGAATTTGgattcttatttttataattattatagTTATAGCGATGTACCCTTCTGCAATATCTACACTTTTGATTCCAACAATCGCTCAGCGCTTTATTGTTTCTGCCGAGAAGGCTTTGTAGGAAATCCCTATCTTCTTCAAACTTGTCAAG ATATTGATGAATGCATAATTGGTCATGATCGGTGCGGGCCGCACAGCCACTGTGTGAACATTCCTGGTTCCTTTCTTTGCcatgacaaaaagaaaactaaattgATCGTTATTATAG GTCTTGGTGCGGGTCTTGGACTGTTACTTTTGCTTATCGGTGCATGGTGGGGATACAGATTCCTAAAGAAACGCCATACCATGAAACGCAGGGAGATGTTCTTCAAGCGAAATGGTGGATTATTATTAGAGAAACAATTGTCGTCTGGTGAAGTTAATGTTGAGAAAATCAAGCTATTCAAATCGAAGGAGTTGGAGAAGTCCACTGACAATTTCAATACTGATAGAATTCTTGGCCAGGGAGGCCAAGGTACCGTTTACAAAGGCATGCTGACTGATGGAAGAATTGTTGCTGtgaaaaaatctaaaatagTGGATGAAAGCCAACTTTCAGATTTCATCAATGAGGTTGTCATTCTTTCACAAATCAACCACAGAAATGTCGTTCAACTATTGGGTTGTTGTTTGGAGACGGAGGTTCCCATTTTAGTTTATGAATTTATACCTAACGGAAACCTTTCCCAGTATATCCATGAGCAGAATGAGGAGTTTCCACTTACATGGGAAGTTCGCTTACGAATTGCCATGGAAGTTGCAGGAGCTCTTTCCTACTTACATGTTTCAGCTGCCTTTCCCATTTATCACAGAGACATCAAGTCTACCAACATACTCTTGGATGCAAAATACAGAGCAAAAATTGCTGACTTCGGAACTTCAAGATCAGTTGCCATTGACCAAACTCACCTCACCACACTTGTACACGGCACATTTGGTTACTTGGACCCCGAATACTTTCAATCAAGCCAATTTACGGAGAAAAGTGACGTGTATAGCTTTGGAGTTGTCCTTGTTGAGCTCTTGACAGGGCAAAAACCAATTTCTTTTAGAAGGTCACAAGAAGAAGGCAAAAGTCTTGCCACATACTTCATTACTTCGATGCAGTTAGATCGCCTGTTCGAAATTCTTGATGCTGAAGTTGTAAAAGGAGGGTCTAAAGCAGATATCATATTAGTTGCTAACCTTGCAAGAAGATGTTTGAATTTGAGTGGAAGAAAGCGCCCTACAATGAGAGAGGTCACGGCAGAGCTGGAGGGGATTCAAATGTCAGAAAAAACTTCTAATGGTGGACAAAACTATGAAGAGGTTGAATATGTTAGGACTGACCCAATTGAGCCTTGGGATGTTGCTTCAAGTTCAACGGGAACAGGGCCAGGTTTGGATGGTGGTCCTTCTTCATTACATGAAATTCCACTATTACCTTACAAGTCATGGTGA
- the LOC18782765 gene encoding wall-associated receptor kinase-like 1, whose amino-acid sequence MVGQLLLHITLFLWSMSNALLAVASEASLAKPNCLSQCGNITQIPYPFGIGAGCYLDDWFQIICNNSASPPKAFLNRTGLEVLEISLGGTLTVTSAITFSNCDNKKSDRQAPNLLGSPFVFSKSNRFTSIGCDVIALMTDQGSPLGGCYSICDNITHSTSTIFQNNSCSGLRCCQTTILDGLSFFNTSFAAVLINGSDSEMECKYAFMVDHDWFMSTNISTIVDMDSVPVVLEYQLNQYSEQHIYGTYNFSHQNMNCNIFRQCSCKKGYQGNPYLLDGCQDINECDNQYRCGPGTCINLPGHFVCYQPDRQILRINVGILVAGGVIGLLFLLIGAWWSHKVIKKRKDIKRKQKFFKQNGGLLLEKQLSSGEVNVEKIKLFSSKDLDKATDKFSIDRILGQGGQGTVYKGMLSDGRIVAVKKSKIVDGGEVGQFINEIVILSQIIHRNVVKLLGCCLETEVPLLVYEFILNGTLSQYIHHPNEEFCLTWEMRLRIAIEVAGALSYLHSAASFPIYHRDIKSSNILLDEKYRAKVADFGTSRSVSIDQTHLTTLVHGTFGYLDPEYFQSSQFTEKSDVYSFGVVLAELLTGQKPVSLMRSQESRSLATYFLLSMENNLLFDILDSQVMKDGRKEKITAVANLAVRCLNLNGRNRPTMKEVAVELEGIQLSVRAETDVQQVFPEVRCVQTQEINEVWDVVSSSTGPCTDGGTGSSFDVQPLLFFNTQ is encoded by the exons ATGGTTGGCCAGTTGCTACTTCATATCACTCTGTTCTTGTGGTCTATGAGTAATGCACTACTAGCAGTAGCATCAGAAGCATCCTTGGCAAAACCAAATTGTTTGTCGCAATGCGGAAACATCACTCAAATCCCATATCCTTTCGGAATTGGAGCAGGTTGTTACCTGGACGACTGGTTCCAAATAATATGCAACAACTCAGCCAGCCCTCCGAAGGCTTTCTTGAACCGGACTGGGTTAGAGGTGCTGGAAATTTCTCTTGGAGGCACACTTACAGTCACAAGCGCAATCACCTTCTCTAATTGCGATAACAAGAAGAGCGACCGCCAGGCACCCAACTTGCTTGGAAGCCCTTTTGTGTTTTCCAAGAGCAACAGATTCACTTCAATCGGTTGTGATGTAATTGCCTTGATGACAGATCAGGGGAGCCCACTTGGTGGGTGCTATTCCATTTGTGATAATATTACTCACAGTACTAGTACTATCTTTCAAAATAATAGCTGTAGTGGTTTGCGCTGCTGCCAGACCACCATTTTGGATGGTCTTTCATTCTTCAATACTAGTTTTGCAGCAGTGCTAATTAACGGTAGTGACAGTGAAATGGAATGCAAGTATGCCTTCATGGTAGACCACGATTGGTTTATGTCAACAAATATCTCTACCATTGTGGACATGGACAGCGTCCCTGTAGTGCTGGAATATCAGTTGAATCAATATTCTGAACAGCATATATATGGAACATATAACTTTTCCCATCAAAACATGAACTGCAACATTTTTCGGCAATGTTCTTGCAAAAAGGGCTATCAAGGAAACCCCTATCTTCTTGATGGATGTCAAG ATATCAACGAATGTGACAACCAATATAGATGTGGTCCGGGCACTTGTATCAATCTTCCAGGGCACTTTGTATGCTACCAGCCGGATCGACAAATACTACGGATTAACGTGGGCATTTTAG TTGCTGGCGGTGTGATTGGACTCTTGTTTCTACTCATTGGAGCTTGGTGGTCGCACAAAGTTATAAAGAAGAGGAAGGATATCAAACGCAagcaaaagttttttaaacaaaatggaGGTTTATTGTTGGAGAAGCAATTATCTTCTGGTGAAGTTAATGTTGAGAAAATTAAGTTGTTCAGTTCAAAGGATTTAGACAAAGCCACAGACAAGTTCAGTATAGATAGAATTCTTGGTCAAGGAGGTCAAGGTACTGTTTACAAGGGAATGCTGTCAGATGGAAGAATTGTTGCTGTCAAGAAGTCAAAAATAGTTGATGGAGGAGAAGTCGGAcaatttattaatgaaattgtcaTTCTTTCACAAATTATTCACAGAAATGTTGTTAAACTATTGGGTTGTTGTTTAGAGACTGAAGTCCCCCTTTTGGTTTATGAATTCATACTCAATGGAACGCTTTCTCAGTATATTCATCACCCAAATGAGGAGTTTTGTCTTACATGGGAAATGCGCTTACGAATTGCCATTGAAGTCGCAGGAGCTCTTTCCTACTTACACTCAGCTGCTTCCTTTCCCATTTACCACCGAGACATCAAGTCTTCTAATATACTCTTGGATGAAAAGTACAGAGCAAAAGTAGCTGACTTTGGGACTTCAAGATCAGTTTCCATTGATCAAACGCACCTTACTACACTAGTACATGGAACGTTTGGTTATCTGGACCCGGAGTACTTCCAATCAAGCCAGTTTACAGAGAAGAGTGACGTTTATAGCTTTGGCGTGGTCCTTGCTGAGCTCTTGACTGGACAAAAACCAGTTTCTTTGATGAGGTCACAAGAAAGCAGAAGTCTAGCAACTTATTTCCTGCTTTCCATGGAGAATAATCTTCTATTTGATATTCTTGATTCTCAAGTTATGAAGGATGGTAGAAAGGAAAAGATTACAGCAGTTGCTAACCTTGCTGTTAGATGCTTGAATTTGAATGGAAGGAATCGTCCTACTATGAAAGAAGTAGCAGTGGAGTTGGAGGGAATTCAATTGTCAGTTAGAGCTGAGACTGATGTTCAACAAGTTTTCCCAGAGGTCCGATGTGTCCAAACTCAGGAAATAAATGAGGTTTGGGATGTTGTTTCTTCATCAACAGGTCCTTGTACGGATGGCGGTACAGGTTCTTCATTCGATGTACAACCACTATTGTTTTTCAATACACAGTGA